From Polynucleobacter paludilacus:
CGCGCTACGTTAGCAGCACCACCCAAACGCTCATCAACCTTGCCAACCTGAACTACTGGCACAGGAGCCTCTGGAGAAATGCGATTAGTATCACCAAACCAGTAACGATCCAGCATCACATCACCTACAACTAGCAAGCGAGTTCTAGAAAATTGTTCTGGGTTAGCTTTTTCCACGGGCAGACGAGTTTCTAAATGTGTTTTAAATAATATTAGTTATGACGACCAATACCTTGATACTCAATTCCTAATTCTTGCATGGCTTGAGGCTCATAGAGATTGCGGCCATCAAAAATGACTGGATGCTTGAGTTTTTGTTTTACCAGATCAAAGTCGGGGCTACGGAAGGCCTTCCACTCAGTCACGATAACTAGTGCATCACAGCCGTCTAAAGCAGTAGTGGGATCATCTACCATCGCCACTTTTTTCAAGCCCTCAGGATTGCCTTTGAAGTCTAACTCAAGTGCGTGCTTCGCTTCGGGCATCGCAACTGGATCAAATGCTACAACCTCGGCACCGCGCTTAACCAACTCGCCAATAATGACGCGACTTGGGGCTTCACGCATATCGTCTGTATTGGGCTTAAATGCTAATCCCCACAGAGCAAACTTTTTGCCTTGTAAGTTTTTACCAAAGCGTTTTTCAATCTTTTCAACCAAGATGGTTTTTTGAGCTTCATTGACGGCCTCAACAGCTACCAAAATCTTCAGATCTTTACCATGCTCAATCGCTGTTTTGCTTAGTGCTGAGACGTCCTTTGGAAAGCATGAGCCTCCATAACCAGTTCCTGAATACAAGAAGCCATAACCAATCCGAGAATCTGAACCAATACCTTGGCGAACCGCTTCGATATCGGCGCCCACTAGATCAGCTAAGTTAGCCAATTCATTCATGAATGAGATGCGGGTAGCCAACATCGCATTTGCAGCATACTTCGTCAACTCTGCACTCTTCACATCCATGTAATAGGTGCGTTCGTGGTGACGATTAAAGGGAGCATAGAGTTTGCGCATCTGCTCTTTAGCGCGCAGGCCTGCAGCATCGCTAGAAGTGCCGATCACAATCCGATCAGGGCGCATAAAGTCCTCTACTGCAGCACCCTCTTTTAAGAACTCGGGATTAGAAACTACTGAACAGAGTTCTGGAGATAAATTCCTTTTTGCCAATTCTTCAGTAATGGCTGCAGTAACCTTATCAGCCGTACCAACTGGCACAGTGGATTTATCCACAATGACCTTGGGTGTGCTCATATGCTTACCAATATTGCGAGCGGCAGCAACGACGTATTGCAAATCTGCTGAGCCATCTTCATCAGGAGGGGTACCAACGGCAATGAACTGAATCTCACCATGCTCAACCGATGCTTTGATGTCGGTTGAAAACTGAATACGACCGGCAGCGCGATTACGCTCGATCATTTCTTTTAAGCCAGGCTCGTAGATTGGAACGCCGCCAGAATTGAGAATGTCAATTTTCTTGGGATCGAGATCTAAGCAAAAAACGTTGTTACCTTGTTCCGCCAAGCATGCGCCAGTAACTAAACCGACGTAACCACTACCAATAATCGTAACTTTCAAAACGCCTCCGACTGACTTAATAATTTAACCGTCATTAAACTGTAATTTAATGACGATTTAGTTAATCTACTATATCTACCAATTACATTGATGGGCCACTAGGAGCGACCCCTTCGCTTCTTCTAGGAGAATACGCCTCCCAATGATTGCACCCAGGGCACTGCCAGTAAAAACGACGGGCCCTAAAGCCGCAATTACCGCAGGTATAACGGGCGAGGCTGGTTGTGCGCTGCTTTAATAGACCCAGAATCGCCTTAATTTCGGCGATCTTATCGTCTGAGCCATTGCTTTCAGCTAAAGCCAAGCGGGTTTCGGCAAGCTTGGATAAGGCACTCAAACTGGGTGAACTTTGCATTACTTCAACCAGCATGGCTTCAGCAATATGAGACCCTCTTAACTGGGTAAGGTGCTTATGAACAATATCCAGCAGCTCGCCAGAGGCTTGAGTTTTGAGTAACTCAACCAAACGATCCAAGCCCTCCTCTGCTGTATCCAGATTGGCATGAGCGAGCATCCAACGATCTGCCAGCAAGTGCATGTAAGCAGGATGTAGCTTTGCAATGGCGCCCCAAGTTTCAATCGCTTGAGCGGGGCGATGCATCGCCATAAAGTAGTCGCCCTGCAAAATGAGGGCGCGCGCATGATTGGGTACTGCTTGAAGTGCGCGGGCTATGGATTGCTCAGCCCCAGTCAAATCTTGACGGCGCAGCGCTTCTTGCCCCAATTCACAATGAAACTGGGCGATTTCAGTTTGATGTGATTTACCCTGGAGCGACTCCAGCTCTTGTGCGGCAATGATCGCTTTTTGCCAATCGCGCTCGACTTGGTACATCTCCAGCAAGCTCTCTTTTGCTGGTGCAGCGTACTTACCTTCTCCAACCCGATTTAAGGACGCTTCAGCTCGATCCAATAATCCCGCACGCAGAAAGTCTCTGCCCAACTCATAAGCCGCATGATCGCGATCGCGAGGCTTTAAATCATCTCGATTGGCTAAATGCTGATGAACCCGAATCGCACGCTCAGTTTCACCACGACGACGAAATAAATTACCCAAAGAAAAATGCAGTTCAATCGTTTCAGGATCGAGCTGCGCAATTTTGACTAGGGTTTCAATCGCCTGATCAGGTTGCTCATTTAGTAATAGGCTCAAGCCCTTAAAGGTAGAACGCTGTTGGCGCAAACGCTCCAGCTCATCCATTCGATGCTCAAGCCGAAGATCCCAGCGTGCGGCCATCCAACCCAATCCGAATAGGATGGGAATCAACAATAGCCAAGCAGTTGCGATATGAATCATAGCCCTGGGCTCTTGAATAAAAAAATGGTCCGAATGGACCACTGGTGGTTTGCCGAATGATTAGGCACCAGAACCCTCTTTGGGTCCTGACTGCTTCAGTGGCTTGTAATCAACCCGTTCACGTAATTCTTTACCAGGCTTAAAGTGTGGCACCCGTTTTTCTGGAATAAGCACTTTCTCGCCAGACTTAGGATTGCGTCCAGTTCTTGCAGGGCGACTGTGTAAAACAAAGCTTCCGACGCCACGCAACTCAATGCGCTTGCCCTCAGCTAACGCGTGAGTCATGGTGTCTAACAGCGTTTTAACCGCCAACTCCACATCCCGCGGCAGGAGCTGCGGAAACTGTTCCGCCAGGCTCTCCACAAGTTCGGAGCGAGTGATTGCTTGTTGCTCTTGATCTGACATGATCTATCAATAAAAAACCGCCGCCCCCAAGACTGGAGGCGGCGATATTGATTTAGCCTTGATTGTCCATTTTTGCTTTAAGCAAGGCGCCCAAGTTGGTTGTGCCAGACTGCGCATCACCTTGGAGTTTGCTCATTGCATCTTGTTGATCAGAGCTGTCTTTTGCCTTAATCGAAAGATTGATTACGCGAGACTTACGATCAATATTAATGATCATGGCAGTCACGCTATCGCCTTCTTTCAATACATTGCGTGCATCTTCAACGCGATCGGTTGAGATTTCTGAAGCACGTAAGTAAGCTTCAACTTCGTCAGCCAAATGAATGGTTGCACCTTTAGCATCAACAGCCTTCACAGTGCCAGTAACAAGACTACCCTTGTCGCTAACGGATGTGTAGTTATTGAATGGGTCACCAGACAATTGCTTGATACCGAGAGAGATACGCTCTTTCTCAACATCAATGGCCAATACGGTAGCTTCCACTTCATCACCTTTTTTGTATTTCTTAACAGCTTCTTCGCCAGGCTCATTCCAAGAAATATCGGAAAGATGAACCAAACCATCGATGCCGCCAGGCAAGCCAATGAATACACCAAAGTCAGTAATTGACTTGATTGCACCGCTTAACTTGTCACCCTTTTGATGGGCGCGTGAGAATTCTTCCCATGGATTGGCTTTGCACTGCTTGATGCCTAAGCTAATACGACGCTTATCTTCATCAATATCCAACACCATGACTTCAACTTCAGTACCCAAGGCCGTTGCTTTACTTGGAGCAACGTTCTTATTGGTCCAATCCATTTCAGAAACGTGTACCAAGCCTTCGATACCAGATTCGATTTCAACGAATGCACCGTAATCAGTCAAGTTGGTTACCTTGCCGAATAAACGGGTGTTTGGTGGATAACGACGAGCGATACCTACCCATGGATCATCGCCAAGCTGTTTCACACCAAGAGACACACGATTCTTCTCTTGATCGAACTTCAAAATCTTAGCGGTCACTTCTTGACCAACAGTCAACATTTCGCTTGGGTGACGCACACGACGCCATGCCAAATCGGTAATGTGCAAGAGGCCATCGATACCGCCGAGGTCAACGAATGCGCCGTAGTCAGTAATGTTCTTAACCAGGCCAGTCACTACTGCGCCTTCTTTTAGGTTAGACATCAACTCAGCACGCTCTTTACCTTGGCTGGCTTCAACAACCGCACGACGTGACAACACGACGTTGTTACGCTTACGGTCTAACTTGATAACCTTGAACTCCATGGTTTTGCCCTCATAAGGGCTGGTGTCTTTAATGGGACGAGTGTCAACGAGTGAGCCAGGCAAGAATGCGCGGATACCGTTCACCATCACCGTCAAGCCGCCTTTAACCTTACCGGTAACCGTACCAGTGACAATCTCAGCTTGCTCGAGTGCTTTTTCTAGATTCATCCATGACGCTAAGCGTTTTGCTTTATCGCGGGAGAGGATGGTGTCGCCGTAGCCGTTTTCAAGGGCATCGATCGCAACAGAAACGAAATCGCCGGGGCTTACTTCAATTTCGCCAGCGTCGTTATGGAATTCTTCAACAGGAATAAACGCTTCAGACTTCAAACCAGCGTTAACAACAACGAAGTTATGGTCGATGCGGAGGACTTCAGCCGAAATAACTTGGCCGGTCTTCATATTCGATCGGGTTAATGATTCTTCAAATAGTTCTGCAAATGATTCAGACATGTATGTTCACTTTGTGCCGCCAGAAGGCCTGACGGGTTAGGTTGTAAAAGTCTCAAGAAACACGCTTATTAAGAAATCGCGTTGTGGAGTTTCCGAAGACGCCAAAAAACTACTGCATTCAACTACTTACGCGGATGCCGATTGATACCAAGCCAACACCGTTTGAACTGCTTGATCGATCGATAAATTGGATGTTTCAAGCACTTGCGCACCTTGTGCAAGAACTAATGGAGCGGTGCCTCGACTACTGTCTCTGGCATCGCGCTCCTGTAAATCTTGCAGCAAGTCCTCTAGTCTAGCAGAAATTCCCTTAGCTATCAATTGCTTATAACGACGCTCGGCCCTAGCTGAGGCACTGGCAGTCAGAAAAACCTTCAATTTAGCGTCTGGAAAGATGATGCTGGCCATATCCCGGCCGTCTGCGACTAAACCTGGTTTTTGCCTAAAACTACGCTGAAGACCCACTAAAGCACCCCGAACGGCTGGCTGAGTAGCTATGTTTGAGGCTCGCAGCCCATTAGCCTCAGTCCGGATGGCTTCAGTTACCTTCTCGTCCCCGAGGAAAATTTGGCCATCTCTAAAGCTAATTTGAAGTTTTTCTGCCAATTGACCCAAAGCAGGGGCATTGTTGACATCAATGCCCTGCTTTTCACTGGCCAGTGCAACTAGACGATATAGGGCGCCACTATCCAAATAATGAAAGCCCAACTCCTGAGCTACCAAAGATGCAACCGTCCCTTTACCAGAGGCTGTGGGTCCATCGATGGCGATAACGGGGGGCAAATTCATAGCAAACTAGGAAACAATCTTGGCAAATTCAGCAAAGTACGTAGGGAAAGTTTTTGCTACGCAATTGGGATCGTTGATCTTGAGAGTGTTGGGACCAAAAGCGGCCAGTGAAAAACACATTGCCATCCGGTGATCGTCATAAGTATCAATTCCTGCTGCAGGAGATTTCCAATCGGTCGGTTTGGCAGGTGCTTCTACCGTAATGTAATCTGCACCCTCTTCCACGATGGCGCCAAGCTTACGCAGTTCGGTTGCCATTGCTGCAATACGATCGGTTTCCTTAACGCGCCAACTGGCAATATTATTCAGACGCGTTTGTCCTTCAGCAAATAAAGCAGCCACTGCTAAGGTCATTGCTGCATCGGGAATCTCAGTGCAATCTAGAGTAATCCCTTTGAGCTTACCGCTTGCATTACTGACCCCAGCAACTTCGATCGATTCATCTGTTGCAGTAATCTTGGCACCCATCTTTGCTAAGGCATCTGCAAAAGCCACATCACCCTGAATACTATTGGATCCTACACCCAAGACTTTCAAGGGGCCAGCACCAATGGCACCAAGCGCTAAGAAATAAGAGGCAGATGAAGCATCACCTTCGACGAGTAACTCGCCTGGACTGGAATAAACCTGCTCACTCTTTTTTGCGGGGATGACAAAGGTTTGCCCATCCGGGCAAGTCACTTTGACACCAAACCGTGCCATCAGCTTGAGTGTGATGTCGATATAAGGTCGAGAAATCAGCTCTCCGATTACATCGATTCGAATCGGCTCTTTGGCTACCAGAGGTAATGCCATCAATAGCGCAGTTAAAAACTGACTTGACACATCACCCCGGATCCTCACAACATCTCTAATCTGAATCGTCGCGGCACTAATTTGAATCGGTGGGTAGCCTTCTTGTTGCTCATAAGCAATCTCTGCACCGACTTGACGCAGGCCGTCAACCAAGTCCCCAATCGGCCGCTCATGCATGCGAGCCACGCCAGATAATCGGTAATCACCACCTTGCATCGCAAGTGCAGCAGTGAGTGGGCGAATAGCAGTACCAGCATTGCCCATAAATAAGTCTGCATCTCTAACTGGGAACTGTCCGCCACAACCTTCGATCACACAGACTTGATTAGGTTGGTCGGTAACGGATACACCCAATTTACGCAAAGCATTACGCATGACTTGAGTGTCATCCGCATCAAGCAAATTCTTGAGCGTGGTTTTTCCAGTGGAGAGGGCCGCTAATAGTAAGGCTCGATTTGAAATACTCTTTGACCCAGGCAAAACGATCGTACCTGCTGCCTGAGTATATGGGCCAACATCAATACTCGCTAAAGCGCTCATTCAAGTCCGTCCAGGTCTTGACGTGCTTTACTCGCCTTTGTAAATAGCTTTTCAATCCCCGCTCCATCATTCTCGGCAATCAATTTACGAAGATGTTGAAGGATCGCTAAATACTGATCTAACTCTTTCAGAATAGAACTGCGGTTAGCCAAGCTAATATCACGCCACATTTCAGGACTAGAAGCTGCAATGCGAGTGAAGTCTTTAAAGCCTGCGCCAATATGACTTAATTTATCTGCAGCATCTTCAGAATTGATGACGCTGGTCATTAATGCATAAGCAAGAATGTGAGGCAGATGAGAGACAGCCGCATAAATAGCATCGTGTTGCACATTCGAAAGCATCTTCACTAGTGCGCCAACTGACTGCCAAAACTTCTCGACTAGCGCGATATCTTGCGGAGAATTTTCTTGTAAGGGGCAAATAATCACTTGCTTACCAAAGAACAAATCCGCTTTAGCAGCACTTGCACCATGCTGAGCGCCGCCGGCAATCGGATGCGCTGGTACAAACTGACATGCTTTTTTACCCAAGACCTCTTTGGCGGACAAGATCACATCGCCCTTGGTGCTGCCAGCATCAGTAATTAAAGTCTTAGAGGCAAGATGAGGCTCAATCGTTAGGAAGGTGGCGCGCATTTGGGCAACTGGCACACACAAGACCAGAAGATCCGATTGCTTAGCAGCATCAACTAAATCTACGACGGCATCAATCGCACCCATCTTTAATGCGTGATCTAAATTTGACTGGCTTCGACCAACCCCAAGGATTTTTGACACAACGCCTGCTTGCTTAAGCGCTAAGCCAAGTGAAGCCCCAATCAGGCCTACGCCAACAATCGATACCACGCCGTAATTTGGTTTTGTCATCACTTAACCCAGAATGGCCTTCATGGCATCGATGAAGGCTGCATTTTCTTCGGGCAGGCCTATGGAAATTCTGAGCCACTGAGGCAAACCATAATTGGCGACTGGACGCACAATAATGCCGCGCTTGAGCAGAGCCAAATTCACCTTCGCTCCAGCATCTGCCTCGTTACCCACTTTCACCAAAACAAAATTACCTGCAGAAGGTAAGTAGCTCAATCCCATTTCCTCGAAAGCATCA
This genomic window contains:
- the cmk gene encoding (d)CMP kinase; amino-acid sequence: MNLPPVIAIDGPTASGKGTVASLVAQELGFHYLDSGALYRLVALASEKQGIDVNNAPALGQLAEKLQISFRDGQIFLGDEKVTEAIRTEANGLRASNIATQPAVRGALVGLQRSFRQKPGLVADGRDMASIIFPDAKLKVFLTASASARAERRYKQLIAKGISARLEDLLQDLQERDARDSSRGTAPLVLAQGAQVLETSNLSIDQAVQTVLAWYQSASA
- the lapB gene encoding lipopolysaccharide assembly protein LapB — protein: MIHIATAWLLLIPILFGLGWMAARWDLRLEHRMDELERLRQQRSTFKGLSLLLNEQPDQAIETLVKIAQLDPETIELHFSLGNLFRRRGETERAIRVHQHLANRDDLKPRDRDHAAYELGRDFLRAGLLDRAEASLNRVGEGKYAAPAKESLLEMYQVERDWQKAIIAAQELESLQGKSHQTEIAQFHCELGQEALRRQDLTGAEQSIARALQAVPNHARALILQGDYFMAMHRPAQAIETWGAIAKLHPAYMHLLADRWMLAHANLDTAEEGLDRLVELLKTQASGELLDIVHKHLTQLRGSHIAEAMLVEVMQSSPSLSALSKLAETRLALAESNGSDDKIAEIKAILGLLKQRTTSLARYTCGNCGFRARRFYWQCPGCNHWEAYSPRRSEGVAPSGPSM
- a CDS encoding prephenate dehydrogenase — protein: MTKPNYGVVSIVGVGLIGASLGLALKQAGVVSKILGVGRSQSNLDHALKMGAIDAVVDLVDAAKQSDLLVLCVPVAQMRATFLTIEPHLASKTLITDAGSTKGDVILSAKEVLGKKACQFVPAHPIAGGAQHGASAAKADLFFGKQVIICPLQENSPQDIALVEKFWQSVGALVKMLSNVQHDAIYAAVSHLPHILAYALMTSVINSEDAADKLSHIGAGFKDFTRIAASSPEMWRDISLANRSSILKELDQYLAILQHLRKLIAENDGAGIEKLFTKASKARQDLDGLE
- the rpsA gene encoding 30S ribosomal protein S1, which encodes MSESFAELFEESLTRSNMKTGQVISAEVLRIDHNFVVVNAGLKSEAFIPVEEFHNDAGEIEVSPGDFVSVAIDALENGYGDTILSRDKAKRLASWMNLEKALEQAEIVTGTVTGKVKGGLTVMVNGIRAFLPGSLVDTRPIKDTSPYEGKTMEFKVIKLDRKRNNVVLSRRAVVEASQGKERAELMSNLKEGAVVTGLVKNITDYGAFVDLGGIDGLLHITDLAWRRVRHPSEMLTVGQEVTAKILKFDQEKNRVSLGVKQLGDDPWVGIARRYPPNTRLFGKVTNLTDYGAFVEIESGIEGLVHVSEMDWTNKNVAPSKATALGTEVEVMVLDIDEDKRRISLGIKQCKANPWEEFSRAHQKGDKLSGAIKSITDFGVFIGLPGGIDGLVHLSDISWNEPGEEAVKKYKKGDEVEATVLAIDVEKERISLGIKQLSGDPFNNYTSVSDKGSLVTGTVKAVDAKGATIHLADEVEAYLRASEISTDRVEDARNVLKEGDSVTAMIINIDRKSRVINLSIKAKDSSDQQDAMSKLQGDAQSGTTNLGALLKAKMDNQG
- a CDS encoding UDP-glucose dehydrogenase family protein; translated protein: MKVTIIGSGYVGLVTGACLAEQGNNVFCLDLDPKKIDILNSGGVPIYEPGLKEMIERNRAAGRIQFSTDIKASVEHGEIQFIAVGTPPDEDGSADLQYVVAAARNIGKHMSTPKVIVDKSTVPVGTADKVTAAITEELAKRNLSPELCSVVSNPEFLKEGAAVEDFMRPDRIVIGTSSDAAGLRAKEQMRKLYAPFNRHHERTYYMDVKSAELTKYAANAMLATRISFMNELANLADLVGADIEAVRQGIGSDSRIGYGFLYSGTGYGGSCFPKDVSALSKTAIEHGKDLKILVAVEAVNEAQKTILVEKIEKRFGKNLQGKKFALWGLAFKPNTDDMREAPSRVIIGELVKRGAEVVAFDPVAMPEAKHALELDFKGNPEGLKKVAMVDDPTTALDGCDALVIVTEWKAFRSPDFDLVKQKLKHPVIFDGRNLYEPQAMQELGIEYQGIGRHN
- the aroA gene encoding 3-phosphoshikimate 1-carboxyvinyltransferase, giving the protein MSALASIDVGPYTQAAGTIVLPGSKSISNRALLLAALSTGKTTLKNLLDADDTQVMRNALRKLGVSVTDQPNQVCVIEGCGGQFPVRDADLFMGNAGTAIRPLTAALAMQGGDYRLSGVARMHERPIGDLVDGLRQVGAEIAYEQQEGYPPIQISAATIQIRDVVRIRGDVSSQFLTALLMALPLVAKEPIRIDVIGELISRPYIDITLKLMARFGVKVTCPDGQTFVIPAKKSEQVYSSPGELLVEGDASSASYFLALGAIGAGPLKVLGVGSNSIQGDVAFADALAKMGAKITATDESIEVAGVSNASGKLKGITLDCTEIPDAAMTLAVAALFAEGQTRLNNIASWRVKETDRIAAMATELRKLGAIVEEGADYITVEAPAKPTDWKSPAAGIDTYDDHRMAMCFSLAAFGPNTLKINDPNCVAKTFPTYFAEFAKIVS